A section of the Neorhizobium galegae bv. orientalis str. HAMBI 540 genome encodes:
- a CDS encoding TRAP transporter small permease, whose protein sequence is MRNFMLAIKPILGGLSRLSLYISGIGMIAMTLIVGWQVFGRYILNDSPSWSEPLSLYLMSWFIMLGAAVGVRESVHLGLDIVRYVMPPAIQKAMDLLSLGLIVLFGIGMAYYSTLLAKGTWSATIPVLGWPGGTDFFPMIVGGIMISLFALERFVDVAIGEEIAADVLVQEAA, encoded by the coding sequence ATGAGAAATTTCATGTTGGCCATCAAGCCAATTCTGGGCGGGCTCAGCCGCCTATCGCTCTATATTTCCGGCATCGGCATGATCGCCATGACCCTCATTGTCGGCTGGCAGGTCTTCGGCCGTTATATCCTGAACGACTCGCCCAGCTGGTCCGAGCCGCTGTCGCTCTACCTGATGTCCTGGTTCATCATGCTCGGAGCCGCCGTCGGCGTGCGTGAGAGCGTGCATCTCGGGCTCGATATCGTTCGTTACGTCATGCCACCGGCAATCCAGAAGGCCATGGACCTCCTGAGCCTCGGCCTGATCGTGCTGTTCGGGATAGGCATGGCCTATTATTCAACGCTGCTCGCCAAGGGCACGTGGTCGGCCACCATTCCCGTTCTCGGCTGGCCGGGCGGCACCGACTTCTTCCCGATGATCGTCGGAGGCATCATGATCTCCCTTTTCGCTCTGGAGCGCTTCGTCGACGTCGCCATCGGCGAGGAAATTGCTGCTGACGTCCTCGTGCAGGAGGCTGCGTAA
- a CDS encoding TRAP transporter large permease: protein MAYAILFGSFTFLMLIGMPIAFCLGIASFATVLYMGLPPIVVFQQLNSGMNVFAMMAIPFFIFAGDLMVRGGIAHRLIRFAAGLVGHMRGGLGQVNVVASTLFGGISGSAVADASAVGGLMIPQMAARGYDRDYAVNVTANAAIIALMIPPSHNMILYSIAAGGNVSVADLFTAGIIPGLLLAGALMITAWWVAVERGYPADPFPGFARIGYYFLASLPGILLIAIIFGGVRSGVFTATESSCIAVLYAFLVAMLVYRELNWDGFVEAVMGAVRTTAMVLLVIGTAAAFGWLMAFLQVQTLIIAAISAVSDNPIIVLLMINVILLVLGTFMDMAPMVIISTPILLPVVKAFGIDPVHFGVIMILNAGIGLNTPPVGTVLFVSCAVGGITIREAMRTIWPFFGASIAVLLLVTYIPALSLWLPNVFK from the coding sequence ATGGCCTACGCCATTCTTTTCGGTTCCTTTACCTTCCTCATGCTGATCGGCATGCCGATCGCCTTCTGCCTTGGCATCGCGTCCTTCGCCACGGTCCTCTACATGGGCCTGCCGCCGATCGTCGTCTTCCAGCAGCTGAATTCCGGCATGAACGTCTTCGCCATGATGGCAATCCCGTTCTTCATCTTCGCTGGCGACCTGATGGTGCGCGGCGGCATTGCGCACAGGCTGATCCGCTTCGCAGCCGGCCTTGTCGGCCATATGCGCGGCGGTCTCGGCCAGGTCAACGTCGTCGCATCGACGCTGTTCGGCGGCATTTCCGGCTCTGCCGTGGCGGATGCATCGGCCGTCGGCGGATTGATGATCCCGCAAATGGCTGCGCGCGGCTACGACCGGGATTATGCGGTGAACGTGACAGCCAACGCCGCCATCATCGCATTGATGATCCCGCCCTCGCACAACATGATCCTTTATTCGATCGCAGCCGGCGGCAACGTCTCCGTTGCCGACCTTTTCACCGCCGGCATCATTCCCGGCCTGTTGCTGGCCGGAGCGCTGATGATCACGGCCTGGTGGGTTGCCGTCGAACGCGGTTATCCGGCCGATCCGTTCCCGGGCTTTGCCCGCATCGGTTATTACTTTCTGGCTTCGCTGCCGGGCATCCTGCTGATCGCCATCATCTTCGGCGGCGTTCGCTCCGGCGTGTTCACGGCAACCGAAAGCTCCTGCATTGCGGTCCTCTACGCGTTCCTTGTGGCCATGCTCGTTTATCGCGAACTGAACTGGGACGGTTTTGTCGAGGCCGTCATGGGCGCGGTGCGCACCACCGCGATGGTACTGCTGGTCATCGGCACCGCAGCCGCGTTCGGCTGGCTGATGGCATTCCTGCAGGTCCAGACGCTGATCATCGCGGCGATCAGCGCGGTTTCGGACAATCCGATTATCGTGCTCTTGATGATCAACGTCATCCTGCTGGTGCTCGGCACGTTCATGGACATGGCGCCGATGGTCATCATCTCGACCCCGATCCTGCTGCCAGTCGTCAAGGCCTTCGGCATCGATCCTGTCCATTTCGGCGTCATCATGATCCTCAATGCCGGCATCGGCCTCAACACGCCGCCGGTCGGAACCGTGCTCTTCGTCAGTTGCGCGGTCGGCGGCATCACGATACGTGAAGCGATGCGCACGATCTGGCCTTTCTTCGGAGCCAGCATCGCAGTATTGCTGCTCGTGACTTATATCCCTGCCCTGTCGCTCTGGCTCCCAAACGTTTTCAAATGA
- a CDS encoding aldehyde dehydrogenase family protein, giving the protein MTIYQNLIAGEWVGSEASKNINPSDTNDVVGMYAQGSADDAKQAIAAAKAAFPAWSRSGILERHAVLRKASDEILARKEELGALLAREEGKILPEAIGEVTRAAQIFDFFAGEALRLTGELVPSARPNIGVEITREPLGVIGIITPWNFPIAIPAWKIAPALCYGNTVVFKPADLVPGCGWAIVDILHRAGLPKGVLNLVMGRGSVVGQAMLDSPDLAGITFTGSTGTGKRVALASIEHNRKFQLEMGGKNPMIVLDDADLNVAVEAAANSGFFSTGQRCTASSRLIVTEGIHDKFVAALTEKLKTLNVDNAMKAGSHIGPVVDDKQLKQDTDYIDIGKSEGAKLAFGGEIVKRDTPGFYLQPTLFTEATNQMRISREEIFGPVVSVIRVKNYEEALATANDTPFGLSAGIATTSLKHATHFKRNSEAGMVMVNLPTAGVDFHVPFGGRKASSFGPREQGKYAAEFFTVVKTAYTLA; this is encoded by the coding sequence ATGACCATCTACCAGAACCTGATCGCCGGCGAATGGGTCGGCTCGGAAGCTTCCAAGAACATCAATCCATCCGATACCAACGATGTCGTCGGCATGTATGCCCAGGGCAGCGCCGACGATGCCAAACAGGCAATCGCTGCCGCCAAGGCCGCTTTCCCCGCCTGGTCGCGCTCCGGCATCCTGGAACGTCACGCTGTTCTTCGGAAAGCTTCCGACGAGATTCTCGCCCGTAAGGAAGAACTCGGCGCGCTCCTCGCCCGCGAGGAAGGCAAGATCCTTCCCGAAGCGATCGGCGAAGTCACCCGCGCCGCCCAGATCTTCGATTTCTTCGCAGGCGAAGCGCTGCGCCTGACCGGCGAACTGGTGCCGTCCGCGCGTCCGAACATCGGCGTCGAGATCACCCGCGAACCACTCGGCGTCATCGGCATCATCACTCCCTGGAATTTCCCGATCGCCATTCCGGCATGGAAAATCGCGCCGGCGCTCTGCTACGGCAATACCGTCGTCTTCAAGCCTGCCGATCTCGTGCCTGGCTGTGGCTGGGCGATCGTCGACATCCTCCACCGCGCTGGCCTGCCGAAGGGCGTCCTGAACCTCGTCATGGGCCGCGGCTCGGTCGTCGGCCAGGCCATGCTCGACAGCCCGGATCTCGCCGGCATCACGTTTACCGGCTCGACCGGCACCGGCAAGCGCGTCGCGCTCGCCTCGATCGAACATAACCGCAAGTTCCAGCTCGAAATGGGCGGCAAGAACCCGATGATCGTCCTCGACGACGCGGACCTCAACGTTGCCGTCGAAGCCGCCGCCAATTCGGGCTTCTTCTCGACCGGCCAGCGTTGCACCGCTTCGTCGCGCCTGATCGTGACGGAAGGCATCCACGACAAGTTCGTCGCAGCACTCACCGAAAAGCTGAAGACGCTCAACGTCGACAACGCCATGAAGGCCGGCAGCCATATCGGGCCGGTCGTCGACGACAAGCAGCTGAAGCAGGACACCGACTATATCGATATCGGCAAATCCGAAGGCGCAAAGCTCGCCTTCGGCGGCGAAATCGTCAAGCGCGACACGCCCGGCTTCTACCTCCAGCCGACGCTGTTTACCGAAGCCACCAACCAGATGCGCATCTCCCGTGAAGAGATTTTCGGACCGGTCGTATCCGTCATCCGGGTGAAAAACTACGAGGAAGCGCTGGCAACCGCCAACGACACGCCGTTCGGTCTGTCGGCGGGCATCGCGACCACCAGCCTCAAGCACGCGACGCATTTCAAGCGCAACTCGGAAGCCGGCATGGTGATGGTCAACCTGCCGACGGCAGGCGTCGATTTCCACGTGCCGTTCGGCGGCCGGAAGGCCTCATCCTTCGGCCCGCGCGAACAGGGCAAATATGCCGCCGAGTTCTTCACCGTGGTGAAGACGGCCTATACGCTCGCGTAA
- the msrA gene encoding peptide-methionine (S)-S-oxide reductase MsrA → MTTSTERAVLAGGCFWGMQDLIRRLPGVVSTRVGYSGGDVPNATYRNHGTHAEAIEIIFDPAKTSYRDILEFFFQIHDPSTKNRQGNDIGMSYRSAIYYESDEQKRVAEDTIADVNASGLWPGKVVTEVDPVGDFWQAEPEHQDYLERYPNGYTCHFPRPNWKLPKRASVAAE, encoded by the coding sequence ATGACGACGTCTACCGAACGGGCCGTTCTGGCCGGTGGTTGTTTCTGGGGCATGCAGGACCTGATCCGGCGTCTGCCCGGCGTGGTGTCGACCCGCGTCGGCTATAGCGGAGGCGATGTGCCGAACGCGACCTACCGCAATCACGGCACCCATGCCGAAGCGATCGAGATCATCTTCGATCCGGCCAAGACCAGCTATCGCGATATTCTGGAATTCTTCTTCCAGATCCACGATCCGTCGACCAAGAACCGCCAGGGCAACGATATCGGCATGAGCTATCGTTCGGCGATCTATTACGAGAGCGATGAACAGAAGCGCGTCGCCGAAGACACGATCGCCGATGTCAACGCATCGGGCTTATGGCCGGGCAAGGTGGTGACGGAAGTGGACCCGGTTGGTGACTTCTGGCAAGCCGAACCGGAGCATCAGGATTACCTGGAGCGTTATCCGAATGGCTATACATGCCATTTCCCGCGCCCGAACTGGAAACTGCCGAAGCGCGCCAGCGTTGCTGCTGAATAA
- a CDS encoding ABC transporter ATP-binding protein, producing MAEVTLSNVRKSYGAVDIIHGIDLGITDGEFVVLVGPSGCGKSTLLRMVAGLETITGGEVNIGGRVVNDLDPKDRDIAMVFQNYALYPHMTVATNMGFSLEHRGGSKAEIAERVKWAADILGLAPLLDRYPRQLSGGQRQRVAMGRAIVRDPKVFLFDEPLSNLDAKLRVVMRGEIKSLHQRLKTTTIYVTHDQVEAMTMADKIVVLNGGRVEQIGAPLDLYDRPANQFVAGFIGSPSMNFLTGTITPEGFSAPGILLPLPDAAHGHKDRKMVYGIRPEHFALDESGVPAEIVLVEPMGSETQVTMKLGETLVTGVFRERVSLSPGATIRVRPELGNIHLFAADGGQRLN from the coding sequence ATGGCTGAAGTTACCCTTTCCAATGTCCGCAAGAGTTATGGCGCCGTCGATATCATCCACGGCATCGACCTCGGCATCACCGACGGCGAGTTCGTCGTGCTGGTTGGCCCGTCCGGCTGCGGCAAGTCCACCCTGCTCAGAATGGTCGCGGGGCTGGAGACAATTACCGGCGGCGAGGTGAATATCGGCGGTCGGGTGGTCAACGATCTCGATCCGAAGGATCGCGACATCGCCATGGTCTTCCAGAACTATGCGCTTTATCCGCACATGACCGTTGCGACCAATATGGGATTCTCGCTGGAACACCGCGGCGGCAGCAAGGCGGAGATTGCCGAACGCGTCAAATGGGCCGCCGACATCCTTGGCCTCGCGCCGCTGCTTGACCGTTACCCACGCCAGCTTTCCGGCGGCCAACGCCAGCGCGTTGCGATGGGCCGGGCGATCGTGCGCGATCCCAAGGTGTTCCTGTTCGATGAGCCACTTTCCAATCTTGACGCGAAACTGCGCGTCGTCATGCGCGGCGAGATCAAAAGCCTGCACCAGAGGCTGAAGACGACCACCATCTACGTGACCCACGACCAGGTCGAGGCGATGACCATGGCCGACAAGATCGTCGTGCTGAACGGCGGCAGGGTCGAGCAGATCGGGGCACCGCTCGACCTTTACGACCGGCCGGCCAACCAGTTCGTGGCAGGCTTCATCGGCTCGCCGTCGATGAATTTCCTCACCGGCACCATTACGCCGGAAGGCTTCTCCGCGCCCGGTATTCTGCTGCCCCTGCCCGACGCAGCGCACGGGCACAAGGACCGAAAGATGGTCTACGGCATTCGTCCCGAACATTTCGCCCTGGACGAGAGCGGCGTGCCGGCGGAAATCGTGCTGGTCGAGCCGATGGGCTCCGAGACGCAGGTGACGATGAAGCTTGGCGAGACGCTGGTGACCGGCGTGTTTCGCGAGCGGGTATCGTTGTCGCCGGGGGCGACGATCCGGGTGCGGCCGGAACTCGGCAATATCCATCTCTTCGCCGCCGACGGCGGCCAGCGTCTGAACTGA
- a CDS encoding carbohydrate ABC transporter permease: MKAELSPRRQVFLYGLLCVLLIPFVFPTWWMVTSSVKPISDIFAFPPQLLPESYDWTTYAKVFELQPFVKQYWNSAYIAALVTIGTMIVSSMAGYAFARIKFPFANAIFMVVLLGLLIPSEVTIVPLFQMFLKAGMVNTHWPLILVPIFGAPSVFATFVMRQFFIALPVELEEAARVDGLGRFKIFRKIALPLARPALASVAIFTFLHSWNLYLEPIVFLSSADKFTLPQALTQYTDAYGGPMWNIQLAAATLTALPVLLVFIIAQKQFVEGLAHTGLKG, from the coding sequence ATGAAAGCTGAGCTCTCCCCGCGCAGACAAGTGTTCCTCTACGGCCTGCTCTGCGTCCTCCTGATCCCCTTCGTTTTCCCGACGTGGTGGATGGTGACGTCGTCGGTGAAGCCGATCAGCGATATTTTTGCCTTTCCGCCGCAGCTCCTGCCGGAAAGCTACGACTGGACGACCTATGCCAAGGTCTTCGAACTGCAGCCTTTCGTGAAGCAGTACTGGAATTCCGCCTATATCGCCGCACTGGTGACGATCGGTACGATGATCGTCTCGTCGATGGCCGGATACGCCTTTGCGCGGATCAAATTCCCCTTTGCCAACGCCATTTTCATGGTCGTGCTGCTCGGGCTCTTGATCCCGTCGGAAGTGACGATCGTGCCGCTCTTCCAGATGTTCCTGAAGGCCGGCATGGTCAACACCCATTGGCCACTCATCCTGGTGCCGATCTTCGGCGCGCCGAGCGTGTTCGCGACATTCGTGATGCGGCAGTTCTTTATCGCGCTGCCTGTCGAGCTTGAAGAGGCGGCGCGGGTCGATGGCCTCGGGCGTTTCAAGATCTTTCGCAAGATCGCCTTGCCGCTCGCAAGGCCGGCGCTCGCGTCGGTCGCGATCTTCACCTTCCTGCATTCCTGGAACCTCTATCTGGAACCGATCGTGTTCCTGTCGAGCGCCGACAAATTCACGCTGCCGCAGGCGCTGACACAATATACCGACGCCTATGGCGGGCCGATGTGGAACATCCAGCTTGCGGCCGCGACCCTGACGGCGCTGCCCGTTCTCCTCGTCTTCATCATCGCGCAGAAGCAATTCGTCGAAGGGCTCGCGCATACCGGCCTCAAGGGTTGA
- a CDS encoding carbohydrate ABC transporter permease produces MAVVQQTARPEGRSSSSFWTVARRDSLAGFLFIAPQLIGITLFVLIPLCLVFWYSLHEWNVLANTFTYTGATNYQMLLEDTSLPSVLGATAIFSAGLVIFNLSLALLLAVLLNQKLAGITIFRTLFFSPVVVSLVAWTIVWGFLLQKNGGINGVLLVFGIDGPNWLREPVTAMISVIVVQVFKNVGLNMILFLAALQGVPNELYEAARIDGAPRFKQFRRITLPLISPTILLTSIITIVGSLQVFAQIAVLTQGGPGLTTTVLVYYLYQQAFQFHFFGYGSTLSIMLFVIVAVLTFAQWQMRKRIVFYES; encoded by the coding sequence ATGGCTGTCGTGCAGCAAACCGCCCGTCCGGAAGGCCGCTCTTCATCGTCATTCTGGACGGTCGCGCGGCGCGACAGCCTCGCCGGCTTTCTCTTCATCGCCCCGCAACTGATCGGGATCACGCTTTTCGTGCTGATCCCGCTCTGCCTCGTCTTCTGGTATTCGCTGCACGAATGGAACGTGCTCGCCAATACATTCACCTATACCGGAGCCACCAACTACCAGATGCTGCTCGAGGACACGAGCCTGCCTTCGGTGCTCGGGGCGACGGCGATCTTTTCCGCCGGGCTGGTAATCTTCAACCTGAGCCTGGCATTGCTGCTTGCGGTGCTGCTCAACCAGAAGCTCGCCGGCATCACCATCTTCCGCACGCTGTTCTTCTCGCCGGTCGTCGTATCGCTGGTCGCCTGGACGATCGTTTGGGGGTTCCTGTTGCAGAAGAACGGCGGCATCAACGGTGTGCTGCTCGTCTTCGGCATCGATGGGCCGAACTGGCTGCGCGAACCGGTAACGGCGATGATCTCGGTCATCGTGGTGCAGGTGTTCAAGAATGTCGGCCTCAACATGATCCTGTTCCTTGCCGCCCTCCAGGGGGTGCCGAACGAACTCTACGAGGCGGCCCGCATCGACGGTGCGCCGCGTTTCAAGCAGTTCCGCCGCATCACCCTGCCGCTGATCAGCCCGACCATCCTTTTGACCTCGATCATCACCATCGTCGGCTCGTTGCAGGTGTTCGCGCAGATCGCGGTGCTGACGCAAGGCGGGCCGGGCCTAACGACCACGGTGCTGGTCTATTACCTCTACCAGCAGGCCTTCCAGTTCCATTTCTTCGGTTACGGCTCGACGCTGTCGATCATGCTGTTCGTGATCGTCGCCGTGCTCACCTTCGCCCAGTGGCAGATGCGCAAGAGGATCGTCTTTTATGAAAGCTGA
- a CDS encoding ABC transporter substrate-binding protein, which produces MNYHRTLKSAVAALAVAVPLCWSGIANAQDAVNLRMTIWSANEAHLKLFSDIAAGFKKDHPNVTVTYESLPFDTYTTALTTQIAGGNAPDMAWIFETAAYDFVNSGALFPLTDTLKATKGYNAEELSATAAERWTKDGKLFAYPFSTSPFAMFVNNDLIKASGAKTPAEMIAANQWTWDNAIATASTVGKTGKGGLIVRDFNYQIWQNLASVWNGWGASPWSADGKTCTMTEKPMVDALTFIHDAVFKNKAMPGPGESVDFFAGNAAMTITQISRASLLPKDKPFAWDLVPLPKGPAGNYALIGQAGVGVMQSGKNAKTAAEFVAYMTNPENSAKLSQFFPSARKSLLNAEVLKKTNPLLSQEQIDKVVISGIATGKVIPGHTGFAQIQQVVRSGLDAVWRPDANIPAALQQICGQIGPLLKR; this is translated from the coding sequence ATGAACTATCATCGGACTTTGAAATCTGCGGTCGCGGCATTGGCCGTGGCCGTGCCACTCTGCTGGAGTGGCATCGCCAACGCGCAAGACGCGGTCAACCTGCGCATGACCATCTGGAGCGCCAACGAGGCGCATCTGAAGCTGTTCAGCGACATCGCCGCCGGCTTCAAGAAAGACCATCCGAACGTGACGGTGACCTATGAGTCGCTGCCCTTCGATACCTATACGACGGCGCTGACGACCCAGATCGCCGGCGGGAATGCGCCTGATATGGCCTGGATATTCGAGACCGCGGCCTATGACTTCGTCAATTCCGGCGCGCTCTTTCCGCTGACCGATACGCTCAAGGCCACCAAGGGCTATAACGCGGAAGAACTGAGCGCCACGGCCGCCGAGCGCTGGACCAAGGACGGCAAGCTGTTTGCCTATCCGTTCTCGACCTCGCCGTTTGCGATGTTCGTCAACAACGACCTCATCAAGGCTTCCGGCGCCAAGACCCCGGCGGAAATGATCGCCGCCAACCAGTGGACATGGGACAACGCCATCGCCACCGCATCCACCGTCGGCAAGACTGGCAAGGGTGGCCTGATCGTCCGCGATTTCAACTATCAGATCTGGCAGAACCTTGCCTCCGTCTGGAACGGCTGGGGCGCATCGCCATGGAGCGCCGACGGCAAGACCTGCACGATGACCGAAAAGCCGATGGTCGACGCGCTGACCTTCATTCACGATGCCGTCTTCAAGAACAAGGCGATGCCGGGTCCCGGCGAAAGCGTCGACTTCTTCGCCGGGAATGCGGCAATGACGATCACTCAGATCAGCCGCGCCTCGTTGCTGCCGAAGGACAAGCCGTTCGCCTGGGATCTCGTGCCGCTGCCGAAGGGGCCGGCAGGCAACTATGCGTTGATCGGCCAGGCCGGCGTCGGCGTCATGCAGTCGGGCAAGAACGCCAAGACGGCCGCCGAATTCGTCGCCTATATGACGAACCCGGAAAACTCGGCCAAGCTCAGCCAGTTCTTCCCGTCGGCCCGCAAGTCGCTGCTGAACGCCGAAGTCCTGAAGAAGACCAATCCGCTGCTGAGCCAGGAGCAGATCGACAAGGTCGTGATCTCCGGCATTGCCACCGGCAAGGTCATTCCGGGCCATACCGGCTTTGCGCAGATCCAGCAGGTGGTTCGTTCGGGCCTCGATGCCGTCTGGCGTCCGGATGCGAATATCCCGGCAGCCCTCCAGCAGATCTGCGGCCAAATCGGCCCGCTTCTGAAGCGCTAA
- a CDS encoding FAD-dependent oxidoreductase — protein sequence MHTDILVVGGGLGGVAAALGACRAGRSVIMTEEFDWIGGQLTSQAVPSDEHTWVEQFGITRSYRKLREGIRRYYRDHYPLTEGARAWGDLNPGSGWVSRICAEPRVSLAVMEAMLAPYRGAGKLKVLQPYRPVAADVADDTVRSVTVRHRDTGREITVSAAYILDATELGDLLPMTGTEYVKGFEAQSDTGEPSAPSEAQPDNVQAVSICFAIDHVDGDQTIDKPENYDYWRKYEPHFWGGPLLGFTAPHPRTLDFTTRSFTPNPNDDPLAVDADQRKGGGDENLWIFRRIAARNNFVAGAYASDICLVNWPMIDYMEGTIIDLSEEDKAKQLKSAADLSYSLFYWLQTEAPRVDGGQGFPGLRLRGDITGTEHGLAMAPYIRESRRIKPVTRIVEQDLSYSVRGEKGAVNYRDSIGIGMYRIDLHPSTGGDNYIDVPSCPFEIPLGALLPERVKNLIPAGKNIGTTHITNGCYRLHPVEWNIGEVAGMLAAHCLDKNLTPHQVQKSDEKLQNFQRELSREGIEMRWPDIAAY from the coding sequence ATGCATACGGATATTCTGGTGGTAGGCGGCGGTCTTGGCGGTGTTGCGGCAGCACTCGGTGCATGCCGGGCCGGCCGCAGCGTGATCATGACCGAGGAGTTCGACTGGATCGGCGGCCAGCTGACCAGCCAGGCGGTTCCCTCCGACGAACATACCTGGGTCGAGCAGTTCGGCATTACCCGCTCTTACCGAAAGCTGCGGGAAGGCATCCGCCGATACTACCGCGACCACTATCCGTTGACCGAGGGCGCACGCGCCTGGGGCGACCTCAATCCCGGTTCCGGCTGGGTCAGCCGCATCTGCGCCGAACCGCGCGTCAGCCTTGCCGTCATGGAAGCCATGCTTGCGCCCTATCGCGGCGCCGGCAAGCTGAAGGTGCTGCAGCCCTATCGCCCGGTCGCCGCTGATGTGGCCGACGATACGGTGCGCTCCGTCACCGTTCGGCATCGCGACACCGGCCGGGAGATCACCGTCTCCGCTGCCTATATCCTCGATGCCACGGAGCTCGGCGATCTCTTGCCGATGACTGGCACGGAATATGTGAAGGGTTTTGAGGCCCAGTCCGATACCGGAGAGCCGAGCGCGCCATCTGAAGCGCAGCCCGACAATGTCCAGGCGGTATCGATCTGCTTTGCGATCGACCATGTCGACGGCGACCAGACGATCGACAAGCCGGAAAACTACGACTACTGGCGCAAGTACGAGCCGCATTTCTGGGGCGGCCCACTGCTCGGCTTCACCGCGCCGCATCCGCGTACGCTCGATTTCACCACCCGCTCGTTCACGCCCAATCCCAATGACGATCCGCTCGCCGTCGATGCCGACCAGCGCAAGGGCGGCGGCGACGAGAACCTGTGGATCTTCCGGCGCATCGCGGCGCGCAACAACTTCGTGGCCGGCGCCTACGCCTCCGACATCTGCCTCGTGAACTGGCCGATGATCGACTACATGGAAGGCACGATCATCGACCTTTCCGAAGAGGACAAAGCGAAACAGCTGAAATCGGCTGCCGACCTTTCCTATTCGCTGTTCTACTGGCTGCAGACAGAAGCGCCGCGCGTCGACGGTGGCCAGGGCTTTCCGGGACTTCGCCTGCGCGGCGACATTACCGGCACCGAGCATGGGCTTGCCATGGCCCCTTATATCCGCGAGAGCCGCCGCATCAAGCCGGTGACCCGCATCGTCGAGCAGGACCTTTCCTATTCGGTGCGCGGCGAAAAGGGCGCGGTCAACTACCGCGACAGCATCGGCATCGGCATGTACCGGATCGACCTGCATCCCTCGACCGGCGGCGACAACTATATCGACGTGCCTTCCTGCCCGTTCGAGATCCCGCTCGGTGCGCTTCTGCCTGAGCGGGTGAAGAACCTCATCCCGGCCGGCAAGAATATCGGCACCACCCACATCACCAATGGCTGCTATCGGCTCCATCCGGTCGAATGGAATATCGGCGAAGTCGCCGGCATGCTCGCCGCCCATTGCCTCGACAAAAATCTTACGCCGCATCAGGTCCAGAAAAGCGACGAGAAGCTCCAGAATTTCCAGAGAGAGCTCAGCCGTGAAGGCATCGAAATGCGCTGGCCGGATATCGCGGCCTACTAA
- a CDS encoding LacI family DNA-binding transcriptional regulator: MAAPKRLTQHDIAKLAGVSQATVSLVLNGAPTALARIPQETRERVQQVIRTTGYVADPIARRMAKGLNRILGVFTYEPAFPSAQADFFTPFLLGIEEEAQIQNYDLLLLTGAGIGQDRKIFADGNRLRIADGCLVLGREFDRAELTRLVSGDYPFVAIGRREDAGGPVPYVGGDYANGTRALVEKARVLGHSKLAYIGPPGPAESTADRWSGFDGAFGSGLELVLHIETVGRAADEILDALFGSGATVAFFVELADAVRVEAAARARGLSIPGDFSAVVLGSHIRAERSHVQFTSFDIPREEMGRQATAMLVRRIESGDAGGQILLTCEPVEGETLGPAKRRT; encoded by the coding sequence GTGGCTGCGCCTAAGCGTTTGACTCAGCACGATATTGCAAAACTGGCCGGCGTCAGCCAGGCGACGGTTTCGCTTGTGCTGAACGGCGCGCCGACGGCTCTGGCGCGTATTCCACAGGAGACCCGCGAGCGCGTCCAGCAGGTCATCCGCACCACCGGTTACGTTGCCGATCCGATCGCGCGCCGAATGGCGAAGGGGCTGAACCGCATACTCGGCGTGTTCACCTACGAGCCGGCGTTTCCAAGCGCCCAGGCAGACTTCTTCACCCCCTTCCTGCTCGGCATCGAGGAAGAGGCGCAGATCCAGAATTACGACCTTCTGCTTTTGACCGGGGCCGGCATCGGGCAGGATCGAAAAATCTTTGCCGACGGCAATCGGCTGAGGATTGCAGATGGCTGTCTCGTGCTCGGCCGCGAATTCGACCGCGCGGAGCTGACGAGGCTGGTATCCGGCGACTATCCGTTCGTGGCGATCGGCCGACGCGAGGATGCTGGCGGGCCGGTTCCCTATGTCGGCGGCGATTATGCGAACGGCACACGGGCGCTGGTCGAGAAGGCAAGGGTGCTGGGGCATTCCAAGCTTGCCTATATCGGCCCACCGGGACCGGCGGAATCGACCGCCGATCGGTGGTCGGGCTTCGACGGAGCCTTCGGCAGCGGGCTCGAGCTTGTCCTGCATATCGAAACGGTGGGCCGCGCGGCAGACGAGATACTGGACGCTCTTTTCGGCAGCGGTGCGACTGTCGCCTTCTTCGTCGAACTCGCCGATGCGGTGCGCGTCGAGGCGGCTGCCCGCGCTCGCGGCCTGTCCATTCCCGGCGATTTTTCCGCCGTCGTGCTCGGCAGCCATATCCGCGCCGAGCGCAGCCATGTGCAATTCACCTCTTTCGACATCCCCCGCGAGGAGATGGGCCGGCAGGCGACTGCAATGCTGGTGCGCCGCATCGAGAGCGGCGATGCCGGCGGCCAAATTCTTCTGACCTGTGAACCGGTCGAGGGGGAAACCCTTGGACCCGCAAAAAGACGGACATGA